The nucleotide sequence CTATATATTGAATTGCATAAGTAGTGCCTGTATCATCTTCCCCCTCCGAAAGCATTTTCATCATTCGGTACTCTTGAAAGAAGCCTGTTTTCATAACCTCGGGTATATGTGTTTCCTTCATCCAATCAATCCAATCCATTTCAACATCGGAATCAATGTTAACAGTAACGTTGTATAATATCATATTTTTTGGTTAGCG is from Marinobacter alexandrii and encodes:
- a CDS encoding DUF4286 family protein; the protein is MILYNVTVNIDSDVEMDWIDWMKETHIPEVMKTGFFQEYRMMKMLSEGEDDTGTTYAIQYIAETLGHLETYLNTVAPKIQKKSIIRYGTKMAAFRTVLEEV